Proteins from one Mixophyes fleayi isolate aMixFle1 chromosome 9, aMixFle1.hap1, whole genome shotgun sequence genomic window:
- the UBAC1 gene encoding ubiquitin-associated domain-containing protein 1: protein MFVQEEKIFAGKVLRLHVCTMEGAEWLEEVTEDMTLERLKERCLKHCAHGSLEDPKSLTHHKLVHASSERVLSDTKTMGEENIQDRDVLLLIKKRAPAPPPKMADVSAEEKRKQDAKAPDKEAILKATAGLPARNADRTIAHHNTRDFQTELRKILVSLIEVAQKLLALNPDAVELFKKANAMLDEDDEDRVDEIALRQLTEMGFPESRAVKALRLNHMSVTQAMEWLIEHADDPGADAPLPNDSVPGAASASAPVEPRSSLGADAEDPKDELTEIFKKIRRKREFRPDPRAVIALMEMGFDEKEVIDALRVNNNQQDAACEWLLGDKKPSPEDLDKGIDTSSPLFQAILDNPVVQLGLINPKTLLAFEDMLENPLNSTQWMNDPETGPVMLQISRIFQTLNRT from the exons ATGTTCGTGCAGGAGGAGAAGATCTTTGCGGGGAAGGTGCTCAGGCTCCATGTCTGCACCATGGAGGGGGCCGAGTGGCTGGAGGAGGTGACGGAGGACATGACCCTGGAGAGACTGAAGGAGAGGTGTCTGAAACAT TGTGCCCACGGCAGCCTGGAAGATCCCAAGAGCCTCACCCACCACAAGCTGGTTCACGCCTCCTCCGAGCGCGTTCTGTCCGACACCAAGACCATGGGCGAGGAGAATATTCAGGACAGAG ATGTCTTGCTGTTGATTAAAAAGAGGGCTCCGGCCCCACCGCCAAAGATGGCCGACGTGTCTGCGGAGGAGAAG CGGAAGCAGGATGCGAAGGCTCCCGACAAGGAAGCTATTCTCAAGGCAACCGCTGGCCTGCCAGCTCGCAACGCCGATCGAACCATCGCTCATCACAACACGCGAGAC TTTCAGACCGAGCTTCGGAAGATCTTAGTATCTCTGATTGAAGTTGCACAGAAGTTGTTGGCCCTGAACCCAGACGCCGTCGAActctttaaaaaggcaaatg CCATGTTGGACGAGGATGATGAGGATCGAGTGGATGAAATAGCCTTAAGGCAGCTGACGGAGATGGGTTTCCCCGAGAGCCGAGCGGTGAAAGCCCTTCGGTTAAATCA TATGTCGGTGACGCAGGCTATGGAGTGGCTGATCGAACACGCGGACGACCCAGGAGCAGACGCACCTCTCCCAAATGACAGCGTTCCGGGGGCTGCAAGTGCTTCGGCCCCAGTAGAGCCCAGATCCAGCCTAGGGGCCGATGCCGAGGACCCTAAGGATGAACTCACAGAAATCTTTAAGAAGATACGAAGGAAAAGAGAATTTCGCCCTGACCCCCGC GCTGTCATTGCTTTAATGGAGATGGGCTTTGATGAAAAAGAAGTGATTGATGCTCTCCGTGTGAACAACAACCAGCAAGATGCAGCT TGTGAGTGGCTGTTGGGAGACAAGAAGCCGTCCCCTGAGGATCTGGACAAAGGAATTGACACATCTAGTCCTTTATTCCAAGCCATCCTCGACAACCCAGTAGTACAGCTAGGTCTAATCAACCCTAAAACACTGCTAG CGTTTGAAGATATGCTGGAAAATCCCTTGAACAGCACCCAGTGGATGAACGACCCAGAAACCGGCCCCGTAATGCTTCAGATATCTAGGATTTTCCAAACCTTAAACCGCACGTAG